The proteins below are encoded in one region of Vespa velutina chromosome 11, iVesVel2.1, whole genome shotgun sequence:
- the LOC124953025 gene encoding AN1-type zinc finger protein 2A-like: MEFPNLGEHCSEQTCNRLDFLPLKCDACESIFCTDHISYINHSCPSAYKKDIQVPVCPLCNTPIPQKRGDPPDLAVSIHIDSDCQSDIRKNRRKIFSNKCSSKGCKVKEIVQVKCNDCGNNFCLKHRHPSDHACIGKEEAVKLKRLSALNKHSMVSQNDNHNNSIVFQNLQGTMSEDEALARALQASLQDEGRNKRQGLQPVPSAHRNRCRLS; encoded by the coding sequence ATGGAGTTTCCAAATTTAGGAGAACATTGCTCAGAGCAAACTTGCAATCGTTTAGATTTTTTACCTCTAAAATGTGATGCTTGTGAGTCTATATTTTGCACAgatcatatatcatatataaatcattcctGCCCTAGTgcgtataaaaaagatatacaggTGCCAGTGTGCCCATTGTGTAATACACCAATACCACAGAAACGAGGAGATCCTCCAGATTTGGCTGTGAGCATACATATAGACAGTGATTGTCAGTcagatattagaaaaaatcgtagaaaaatattttctaacaagTGTTCATCAAAAGGAtgcaaagtaaaagaaatagtgCAGGTTAAATGCAATGACTGTGgcaataatttttgtttgaaGCATAGACATCCCAGTGATCATGCATGTATTGGCAAAGAAGAGGCAGTTAAACTTAAAAGATTGAGTGCTCTGAATAAGCACTCTATGGTCTCTCAGAACGACAATCACAATAATTCTATTGTATTCCAAAATCTTCAAGGCACCATGAGCGAAGATGAAGCTTTGGCTAGAGCATTACAAGCTTCATTGCAagacgaaggaagaaataagCGACAAGGATTACAGCCAGTGCCTTCTGCGCATAGAAACAGATGCAGACTTTCCTAA
- the LOC124953022 gene encoding RNA transcription, translation and transport factor protein yields MFNRKLKALGYLEWDKVNGNNTEHFRKVVIWLEDQKIRLYTIEKRNDLRNIKSDKWPEVFQKYCKDIDCPVTTNPLDQLEWLIGRAVNLEYADDCKKYQEITGNKKNKQESIIPSLKSSNPLDNLDFYSNEFKNGVNAIAKLLNIPKHSSHLTTLEACSKLVCNRLNAAAIANPNTIIVKGKPFPIMDTKSGISLGDVVLDNAAKGLTLLYIHDLRNLQTKINELIVSVQNVTANPKTDTKLGKVGK; encoded by the exons ATGTTTAATCGTAAATTAAAAGCTTTAGGATATTTGGAATGGGATAAAGTCAATGGAAACA ATACCGAACATTTTCGTAAGGTTGTCATATGGTTGGAAGATCAAAAAATTAGACTTTATACAATTGAAAAACGCAATgatttacgaaatattaaatctGATAAATGGCCAGAAGTCTTCCAAAAATATTGTAAGGATATAGATTGTCCAGTAACAACTAATCCTCTTGATCAGCTGGAATGGCTCATAGGACGTGCTGTCAATTTAGAATACGCAGATGATT gtaAAAAATACCAAGAAATTActggaaataagaaaaataaacaagaatcTATAATACCGAGTCTAAAATCATCAAATCCATTAGATAATTTAGATT tTTACagcaatgaatttaaaaatggtGTCAATGCTATAGCCAAACTCTTAAATATTCCAAAACATTCTAGTCATCTTACTACGCTTGAAGCTTGTAGCAAACTTGTATGTAATCGATTAAATGCAGCAGCAATTGCAAATCCTAATACTATTATTGTAAAAGGCAAGCCATTTCCAATAATGGATACTAAATCTGGTATCAGTTTAGGCGATGTGGTTCTAGATAATGCTGCAAAAGGTTTAACATTGTTATACATTCATGATTTGAGGAATCTGCAAACAAAGATTAATGAACTGATTGTTTCTGTACAAAATGTTACAGCTAATCCTAAAACTGATACTAAATTAGGAAAAGTTGGAAAATAA
- the LOC124953018 gene encoding gastrula zinc finger protein XlCGF26.1 isoform X2: MLKEHLDVCREEDDSTNILELGNLDNYDSEDEDDVDDPDYEFNDTNIEDTKAQKNNNEKPTIKPVPDTQCHCCAEDLKTAHSGGEFKCLECDLSFKKNSSLERHKIVIHWKCESYTCSDCGSTFRDKKSLNKHRYTTHVNRNIFKCDTCDTYFSRNYHLKRHKMQSGCHGDIRKTFDCQVCQKVFTRKDNLREHLRTHAGAPQRQKKPCKYCSKEFFTTQQLIIHERLHTGERPVQCDLCPKTFLSSLALKKHRRVHTGEKPFECKYCQRKFAARETLNRHQRTHTGEKPHVCQYCGKSFIQAAQLRAHVFHHTGENGFYCDICGKAFNRKARLNVHKKFVHEGATPFTCEICEKGFTRREDLAKHTLLHTGIKPFKCDKCSKAFSAKSSLQAHLNTHRREPPQSCVECNRVFIRQDCLMRHVRAKHRELLEDVMDEVERKHLQTQLFNIASIAAEKTKAGESKVLSTDELLKAIADLLRILIDEETLQLFGWPNAPIQDILEAVIRRCGHEPLTSDSSLLFNERLRANVKLLFTVVIEDETVKSLLTTKTVDHVILHVLEISQK, translated from the exons ATGCTAAAGGAACATTTAGATGTCTGCAGAGAAGAAGATGATTCTACAAATATATTGGAATTAGGAAATTTAGATAACTATGATTCTGAGGATGAAGATGATGTTGATGATCCAGATTACGAATTCAATGACACAAATATTGAAg aTACTAAAGcacaaaaaaataacaatgaaaagcCAACGATCAAACCTGTACCAGATACACAATGCCACTGCTGTGCTGAAGATTTAAAAACAGCACATAGTGGTGGTGAATTTAAATGTTTAGAATGTGAcctatcatttaaaaaaaattcctctTTAGAAAGACATAAAATAGTCATACATTGGAAGTGTGAATCTTATACCTGTAGTGATTGTGGATCAACCTTTCGtgataaaaaatcattaaataaacatCGTTATACTACACATGTCAATCGTAACATATtcaa aTGTGATACCTGTGATACGTATTTTTCgcgtaattatcatttaaaacgTCATAAAATGCAATCTGGTTGTCATGGAGATATACGTAAAACTTTTGATTGTCAA GTTTGTCAAAAAGTTTTTACACGAAAAGATAATCTACGTGAACATTTGCGTACACATGCTGGAGCACCTCAAAGACAGAAAAAACCATGTAAATATTGTTCTAAGGAATTCTTTACTACtcaacaattaataatacatgaaCGATTACACACTGGAGAAAGACCAGTACAATGTGATTTATGTCCGAAGACATTTCTGTCTTCTCTTGCACTAAAAAAGCACCGTCGTGTACACACAGGAGAGAAGCCATTTGAATGCAAATAT TGTCAAAGAAAATTTGCGGCTCGTGAAACATTAAATCGTCATCAAAGAACGCACACTGGAGAAAAACCTCATGTTTGCCAGTATTGTGGAAAATCATTTATTCAAGCAGCACAATTAAGAGCACATGTTTTTCATCATACTGGTGAAAATGGATTTTATTGTGATATTTGTGGTAAAGCATTTAATAGAAAAGCTCGATTGAATGTACACAAAAAATTTGTACATGAAGGTGCAACACCATTTACATGTGAAATATGTGAGAAAGGTTTTACCCGAAGAGAAGATTTAGCAAAGCATACATTATTGCATACAGGCATcaaac CATTTAAATGTGATAAATGCTCAAAGGCCTTTTCTGCAAAATCTTCATTACAAGCCCATCTCAATACTCATAGACGTGAACCACCACAATCATGCGTTGAATGTAATCGTGTTTTTATAAGACAAGATTGTTTAATGAGACATGTCCGAGCTAAACATCGAGAACTTTTGGAGGATGTAATGGATGAAGTCGAAAGAAAGCATTTACAAACACAATTATTCAATATCGCTTCTATTGCTgcagaaaaaacaaaagcagGAGAATCTAAAGTACTTTCTACAGACGAATTGTTAAAAGCAATTGCAGATCTTTTAAGGATACTTATCGACGAAGAAACTTTACAg ttatttgGTTGGCCTAACGCTCCTATTCAAGATATTTTAGAGGCCGTGATTAGACGTTGTGGTCATGAACCTCTAACATCAGATAGTTCTTTACTTTTCAACGAAAGGTTAAGAGCGAacgtaaaacttttatttacaGTCGTTATTGAGGATGAAACGGTAAAGTCACTATTAACAACTAAAACCGTAGATCACGTTATTCTTCATGTTTTGGAAATTTcgcaaaaatga
- the LOC124953018 gene encoding gastrula zinc finger protein XlCGF26.1 isoform X1 — protein sequence MEEIIEIVKVEEEIILNDETSQILLDTDGSEKEVVITTEDVSGNVTAISQSSQIIQIITDYECVTCHRIFQSEDMLKEHLDVCREEDDSTNILELGNLDNYDSEDEDDVDDPDYEFNDTNIEDTKAQKNNNEKPTIKPVPDTQCHCCAEDLKTAHSGGEFKCLECDLSFKKNSSLERHKIVIHWKCESYTCSDCGSTFRDKKSLNKHRYTTHVNRNIFKCDTCDTYFSRNYHLKRHKMQSGCHGDIRKTFDCQVCQKVFTRKDNLREHLRTHAGAPQRQKKPCKYCSKEFFTTQQLIIHERLHTGERPVQCDLCPKTFLSSLALKKHRRVHTGEKPFECKYCQRKFAARETLNRHQRTHTGEKPHVCQYCGKSFIQAAQLRAHVFHHTGENGFYCDICGKAFNRKARLNVHKKFVHEGATPFTCEICEKGFTRREDLAKHTLLHTGIKPFKCDKCSKAFSAKSSLQAHLNTHRREPPQSCVECNRVFIRQDCLMRHVRAKHRELLEDVMDEVERKHLQTQLFNIASIAAEKTKAGESKVLSTDELLKAIADLLRILIDEETLQLFGWPNAPIQDILEAVIRRCGHEPLTSDSSLLFNERLRANVKLLFTVVIEDETVKSLLTTKTVDHVILHVLEISQK from the exons ATGGAGGAAATCatag AAATTGTAAAAGTTGAGGAAGAAATAATACTGAATGATGAAACTTCTCAAATCCTGCttg ATACAGATGGCTCAGAGAAAGAAGTTGTAATAACTACTGAGGATGTATCTGGCAATGTAACag CTATTTCTCAAAGTAGccaaattatacaaattataacaGATTATGAATGTGTAACATGTCATCGCATTTTTCAATCAGAAGAT ATGCTAAAGGAACATTTAGATGTCTGCAGAGAAGAAGATGATTCTACAAATATATTGGAATTAGGAAATTTAGATAACTATGATTCTGAGGATGAAGATGATGTTGATGATCCAGATTACGAATTCAATGACACAAATATTGAAg aTACTAAAGcacaaaaaaataacaatgaaaagcCAACGATCAAACCTGTACCAGATACACAATGCCACTGCTGTGCTGAAGATTTAAAAACAGCACATAGTGGTGGTGAATTTAAATGTTTAGAATGTGAcctatcatttaaaaaaaattcctctTTAGAAAGACATAAAATAGTCATACATTGGAAGTGTGAATCTTATACCTGTAGTGATTGTGGATCAACCTTTCGtgataaaaaatcattaaataaacatCGTTATACTACACATGTCAATCGTAACATATtcaa aTGTGATACCTGTGATACGTATTTTTCgcgtaattatcatttaaaacgTCATAAAATGCAATCTGGTTGTCATGGAGATATACGTAAAACTTTTGATTGTCAA GTTTGTCAAAAAGTTTTTACACGAAAAGATAATCTACGTGAACATTTGCGTACACATGCTGGAGCACCTCAAAGACAGAAAAAACCATGTAAATATTGTTCTAAGGAATTCTTTACTACtcaacaattaataatacatgaaCGATTACACACTGGAGAAAGACCAGTACAATGTGATTTATGTCCGAAGACATTTCTGTCTTCTCTTGCACTAAAAAAGCACCGTCGTGTACACACAGGAGAGAAGCCATTTGAATGCAAATAT TGTCAAAGAAAATTTGCGGCTCGTGAAACATTAAATCGTCATCAAAGAACGCACACTGGAGAAAAACCTCATGTTTGCCAGTATTGTGGAAAATCATTTATTCAAGCAGCACAATTAAGAGCACATGTTTTTCATCATACTGGTGAAAATGGATTTTATTGTGATATTTGTGGTAAAGCATTTAATAGAAAAGCTCGATTGAATGTACACAAAAAATTTGTACATGAAGGTGCAACACCATTTACATGTGAAATATGTGAGAAAGGTTTTACCCGAAGAGAAGATTTAGCAAAGCATACATTATTGCATACAGGCATcaaac CATTTAAATGTGATAAATGCTCAAAGGCCTTTTCTGCAAAATCTTCATTACAAGCCCATCTCAATACTCATAGACGTGAACCACCACAATCATGCGTTGAATGTAATCGTGTTTTTATAAGACAAGATTGTTTAATGAGACATGTCCGAGCTAAACATCGAGAACTTTTGGAGGATGTAATGGATGAAGTCGAAAGAAAGCATTTACAAACACAATTATTCAATATCGCTTCTATTGCTgcagaaaaaacaaaagcagGAGAATCTAAAGTACTTTCTACAGACGAATTGTTAAAAGCAATTGCAGATCTTTTAAGGATACTTATCGACGAAGAAACTTTACAg ttatttgGTTGGCCTAACGCTCCTATTCAAGATATTTTAGAGGCCGTGATTAGACGTTGTGGTCATGAACCTCTAACATCAGATAGTTCTTTACTTTTCAACGAAAGGTTAAGAGCGAacgtaaaacttttatttacaGTCGTTATTGAGGATGAAACGGTAAAGTCACTATTAACAACTAAAACCGTAGATCACGTTATTCTTCATGTTTTGGAAATTTcgcaaaaatga